In Alistipes ihumii AP11, a genomic segment contains:
- a CDS encoding translation initiation factor, whose product MSDNDWKSRLGTVYSTDPDFRYRTKEEPEPETLPPPSQNLRVWIDRKRRAGKQVTLVTGFVGSEDDLRELGRMLKGKCGVGGTAKDGEIVIQGDHRDRVVELLAGAGYRVKKAGG is encoded by the coding sequence ATGAGCGATAACGATTGGAAAAGCCGGTTAGGTACGGTCTATTCGACCGATCCCGACTTCCGGTATCGGACAAAAGAGGAGCCCGAACCCGAGACGCTGCCTCCGCCGAGCCAGAACCTGCGTGTATGGATAGACCGCAAGCGGCGGGCAGGCAAGCAGGTAACGCTCGTGACGGGATTCGTCGGCAGCGAGGACGATCTCAGGGAACTGGGTCGCATGCTGAAGGGCAAGTGCGGAGTCGGGGGTACGGCCAAGGACGGCGAGATCGTCATACAGGGCGATCACCGCGACCGAGTGGTCGAGCTGCTGGCCGGTGCGGGTTACCGGGTCAAAAAGGCGGGAGGATAG
- a CDS encoding single-stranded DNA-binding protein — protein MVNKVILIGNVGMDPEVRALEGGAKVARLRIATTERIYNRQTQETKEHTEWHTVTLWRGLADVADRYVRKGSQVYIEGSLRTREWTDKDNNKRYTTEIVANDMKMLGRRAEGTGAPMDGTTYGTPARPAAAAPQPSYGTPAPSYGGGEIPAAAQDEVDDLPF, from the coding sequence ATGGTAAACAAAGTCATTTTGATAGGAAACGTGGGCATGGACCCCGAAGTGCGCGCCCTCGAGGGCGGAGCCAAGGTGGCGCGGCTCAGGATCGCCACGACCGAGCGGATCTACAACCGCCAGACGCAGGAAACCAAGGAGCATACCGAGTGGCATACGGTGACCCTGTGGAGAGGATTGGCCGACGTGGCCGACCGGTATGTCCGCAAGGGCAGCCAGGTCTATATCGAAGGCAGCCTGCGCACGCGGGAATGGACCGATAAGGACAACAACAAGCGCTATACGACCGAAATCGTAGCCAATGACATGAAGATGCTGGGCCGACGCGCCGAAGGGACCGGCGCGCCGATGGACGGAACTACCTACGGCACGCCGGCCCGTCCTGCGGCCGCGGCGCCGCAGCCGTCTTACGGTACGCCCGCTCCGTCCTACGGCGGAGGAGAGATTCCGGCTGCCGCGCAGGACGAAGTCGACGACCTGCCTTTCTGA
- a CDS encoding purine-nucleoside phosphorylase, with product MLERIKSTASFIRSKVDFDPQVGIILGTGLGGLVNHIDIAATLDYRDIPDFPVSTVEGHAGRFIFGSLGGKRVVAMQGRFHYYEGYTPQQVVFPVRVMKFLGIRCLFVSNASGGVNPMFRTGDLMVITDHINLIPNPLIGPNIDELGTRFPDMSEPYSRKLIALSDEVARKAGIPLQHGCYIGVTGPTFETQKEYSFYRTAGADTVGMSTTPEVIAARHMGLPVFAVSIITNMGLAGLKSTHEEVQAEGAKAEVRMTKLFTGLLEEL from the coding sequence ATGTTAGAACGAATCAAAAGTACAGCGTCCTTCATCCGGAGTAAGGTCGATTTCGATCCGCAAGTAGGTATCATCCTCGGAACGGGCCTCGGCGGTCTCGTGAATCACATCGACATAGCCGCGACGCTCGATTACCGGGATATTCCCGATTTTCCCGTATCGACCGTCGAAGGGCATGCCGGACGCTTCATTTTCGGCTCGCTGGGCGGCAAGAGGGTCGTAGCGATGCAGGGAAGGTTCCATTATTACGAGGGCTATACGCCGCAGCAGGTCGTCTTTCCGGTGCGGGTGATGAAGTTTCTGGGCATCCGCTGCCTGTTCGTGTCGAACGCCAGCGGCGGAGTCAACCCGATGTTCAGGACCGGCGACCTGATGGTCATTACGGATCACATCAACCTGATTCCGAACCCTCTGATCGGTCCGAACATCGACGAGCTGGGGACCCGATTTCCGGACATGAGCGAGCCGTACAGCCGCAAGCTGATCGCCCTCTCCGACGAGGTGGCCCGCAAAGCGGGCATCCCGCTTCAGCACGGATGCTATATAGGCGTGACCGGCCCCACGTTCGAGACGCAGAAGGAATACTCGTTCTACCGGACGGCCGGCGCCGACACGGTAGGCATGTCGACGACGCCCGAGGTGATCGCGGCACGACATATGGGGTTGCCCGTATTCGCCGTTTCCATCATTACGAATATGGGACTTGCGGGACTCAAGTCGACGCACGAGGAAGTGCAGGCCGAGGGAGCCAAGGCCGAGGTCCGGATGACGAAGCTATTCACGGGTTTGCTCGAAGAGCTCTGA
- the lpxK gene encoding tetraacyldisaccharide 4'-kinase translates to MKLPALIAAPLAWIYGLIINVRHKLFDLKILRSEEFDIPVVCVGNLTVGGTGKTPVTEFLIERLSGERRVAVLSRGYRRRTKGFVLSTPRSSVKSIGDEPKQMKMKYPDVPMAVCEKRAEGIRRLREIHPEIELVILDDAFQHRYVEPWVNILLMDYNRPVYRDRLLPWGRLRDTRGQIDRANFVLVTKCPEDLNPLDMRIVRNSLGLYPYQSLYFSRMEQGEALPLFADRTERRVRRGDRVIVMAGIADPGPLLHETGSRYDVVDTLIFNDHHTYRVSDIRKVEQLLGLYEDAVIVTTEKDAVKLTNRSRIPETVQRKLYYVPVQVSFVGDSEAEFLRQIELYVRTNQKYSVLHPE, encoded by the coding sequence ATGAAGTTACCCGCTCTGATAGCGGCCCCGTTGGCCTGGATATACGGTCTGATAATCAACGTCAGGCACAAGCTGTTCGATCTGAAGATTCTCCGGAGCGAGGAGTTCGACATTCCGGTCGTGTGCGTGGGCAATCTGACTGTCGGCGGTACGGGCAAGACGCCGGTGACCGAATTTCTGATCGAGCGTCTTTCGGGCGAGCGGCGAGTGGCCGTACTTTCTCGCGGGTATCGCCGCAGGACCAAAGGGTTCGTGCTCTCTACTCCGCGCTCGTCGGTTAAGAGCATAGGCGACGAACCCAAGCAGATGAAGATGAAGTATCCCGACGTTCCGATGGCGGTTTGCGAAAAAAGGGCCGAGGGAATCCGCCGGCTGAGGGAAATTCACCCCGAGATCGAACTGGTTATTCTCGACGACGCTTTTCAGCACCGGTATGTCGAGCCTTGGGTCAATATCCTGCTGATGGACTACAATCGTCCGGTTTACCGCGACCGGCTGTTGCCGTGGGGCCGGTTGCGCGACACGCGAGGACAGATCGACCGGGCCAATTTCGTGCTGGTCACCAAGTGTCCCGAGGACCTCAACCCGCTCGACATGCGCATCGTGCGCAACTCGTTGGGACTCTATCCTTACCAATCGCTCTATTTCTCGAGAATGGAGCAGGGCGAGGCGCTGCCGCTGTTCGCCGACCGGACCGAGAGACGGGTTCGCCGGGGCGACCGGGTGATCGTCATGGCGGGAATAGCCGATCCCGGTCCGCTGCTTCATGAGACCGGATCCCGGTACGATGTCGTCGATACGCTGATTTTCAACGATCATCATACCTATCGCGTGAGCGACATCCGGAAAGTGGAGCAATTGCTCGGTCTGTACGAGGATGCTGTGATCGTCACCACCGAGAAGGATGCGGTCAAGCTGACCAACCGCAGCCGCATACCCGAGACGGTGCAGCGCAAGCTGTACTACGTGCCCGTGCAAGTTTCATTCGTGGGGGATTCCGAAGCCGAGTTCCTCCGTCAAATCGAGCTATATGTTAGAACGAATCAAAAGTACAGCGTCCTTCATCCGGAGTAA
- the sppA gene encoding signal peptide peptidase SppA, producing the protein MNQFIKTFLACLLAFVVANILIGVFFVMVLAGIGSLFSEKAVSVEPGSVLRIDLSERIVDSPSSNPFSALGMEELLSMEVSRSLALIDVLGAIERAETDDRIEGIYLNVAPTMSLGMASLEEIRDAVLRFRQSGKWVIGYSDYYTQASYYMSTAAEKVYLNPEGGVEWVGLASGVLFYKGLLDKMDLQPEVIRHGEFKAAVEPFITDRMSPANRLQMERLLGSIWGHVVQNVASARGIDSTDLQRYASELTLADGESAVRTKMVDSLAYAADMERMLCERTGADDEPRYVSLAEYVDQPKEPIKKLSKNHIAVVYAEGQIVDGKSREGLVGGNSLAARLADVRRDDRVKAVVLRVNSPGGSALASEVIWHEIEQIRQERPVIVSMGNVAASGGYYISCPADAIMASPVTLTGSIGVFGLMFNGEQTLRNKLGITVDVAKTNPSADLGMTVFGAVGVRPLSSAERQFMQNGVERVYETFVGHVAEGRNMSVAAVDSIGGGRVWSGIDAARIGLVDGFGGLREAIALAADRAGVAGDFRIVTPADELDPLSQVLRMMSAESRAELFKGEFGEIYSQYEMLQNILGAGGVQAIMPYDVRMR; encoded by the coding sequence ATGAACCAGTTTATTAAGACGTTTCTGGCCTGCCTGCTCGCTTTCGTGGTGGCCAATATTCTGATCGGGGTATTTTTCGTCATGGTGCTGGCCGGCATCGGGTCGCTTTTCAGCGAGAAGGCGGTTTCCGTCGAGCCGGGCTCCGTGCTGCGGATCGATCTTTCGGAGAGGATAGTCGATTCTCCCTCCTCGAATCCGTTCTCGGCTCTGGGAATGGAGGAGCTGTTGTCGATGGAAGTTTCGCGCAGCCTGGCGCTGATTGACGTGCTCGGCGCGATCGAGCGGGCCGAGACGGACGACCGGATCGAGGGAATCTACCTGAACGTGGCTCCTACGATGAGCCTCGGCATGGCGTCGCTCGAGGAGATACGCGACGCCGTGCTGCGTTTCCGGCAGTCGGGCAAATGGGTGATCGGGTATTCCGACTATTATACGCAGGCATCCTATTATATGTCTACGGCGGCCGAAAAGGTTTACCTGAACCCGGAAGGGGGGGTCGAATGGGTCGGCCTGGCTTCCGGCGTATTGTTTTACAAAGGTCTGCTCGACAAGATGGACCTGCAGCCCGAAGTGATCCGGCACGGAGAGTTCAAGGCGGCCGTCGAGCCGTTTATCACCGACCGCATGAGTCCGGCCAACCGACTTCAGATGGAACGTCTGCTCGGGTCGATATGGGGACATGTCGTGCAGAACGTCGCTTCGGCCCGGGGAATCGATTCGACGGACTTGCAGCGGTATGCGTCCGAGCTGACGCTCGCCGACGGCGAAAGCGCCGTGCGGACGAAAATGGTCGATTCGCTGGCCTATGCCGCCGACATGGAGCGGATGCTGTGCGAGCGGACGGGAGCGGACGACGAGCCGCGGTACGTATCTCTCGCGGAGTACGTCGATCAGCCTAAGGAGCCTATCAAGAAGCTTTCTAAGAATCATATAGCCGTCGTTTATGCCGAAGGGCAGATCGTGGACGGAAAGAGCAGGGAAGGCTTGGTCGGAGGAAACTCGCTGGCGGCCCGTCTGGCCGATGTGCGCCGCGACGACCGGGTGAAGGCCGTCGTGCTACGCGTGAACAGTCCGGGCGGCAGCGCGCTGGCTTCCGAAGTGATCTGGCACGAGATCGAGCAGATCCGCCAGGAGCGCCCGGTGATCGTTTCGATGGGAAATGTGGCGGCTTCGGGCGGATATTACATTTCGTGTCCCGCCGATGCCATCATGGCTTCGCCGGTCACGCTGACCGGGTCGATCGGCGTGTTCGGACTGATGTTCAACGGCGAGCAGACGCTCCGCAACAAGCTGGGCATTACGGTCGACGTAGCCAAGACCAATCCGTCGGCCGATCTGGGCATGACCGTATTCGGGGCCGTCGGGGTGCGGCCGCTCAGTTCCGCCGAACGGCAGTTCATGCAGAACGGCGTCGAGCGCGTGTATGAGACTTTCGTGGGCCATGTGGCCGAGGGACGCAATATGAGCGTCGCGGCGGTGGACAGTATCGGGGGAGGTCGTGTGTGGTCCGGGATCGATGCGGCCCGGATAGGTCTGGTAGACGGTTTCGGAGGACTGAGAGAGGCGATCGCGCTGGCGGCCGACCGGGCCGGAGTGGCCGGCGACTTCCGGATCGTGACGCCGGCCGACGAGCTCGATCCCCTGTCGCAGGTTCTGAGAATGATGTCGGCCGAGAGCCGCGCCGAGTTGTTCAAGGGCGAGTTCGGAGAGATCTACTCGCAGTACGAAATGCTGCAAAACATACTGGGGGCCGGCGGAGTGCAGGCCATTATGCCTTACGATGTCCGGATGCGCTGA